aaagtgcttattcggattcgaactcgcgagctgagacaagctaaagcgaaatattgaaccccatttgccactgagctagtcctttggcttatgctcagggggttcaatgttaaatatatacacataaattaaaaaatttatcttatatatacggtgtaattttttaacgaagggggttcggatgaaccccctcaaCATGCCTTGGGTCCGCCCCTGCGTTCCACTATATGCCATGTCAAAAAGTCCATAGTCAGTTAGTTATACAATTTGCAAAGTCTTcagtttcttgaaaaaataCTGGTAATCCACCAAGTTTCTCTTCCTAGGACAAAATCACATTGAAGTCCCCAACGAGCGACCAAGAGTTAGAATGTTGCTCTGCAATGTGTCCGGACTCCCATAGCTTCCTTCTAACCCCTACATTGTAGGCTGCATACACTATTCTAGAAAGAATCCCCTCATTCCAGTCTTGATGCTGAGTAAGATGTTGTATGTTGTCAGCAATGATGTTGGTCTGAATTTTTGTCTTGCAAAAAGATAGATCTTCTCAGAAAAGTTTGATAAAGCGGTATGAAGACCTAGAGCCCTCATGTAGTTGTCAATGTTTGATGAATCTTCAAAAGGTTCCATTAAACCAGGTAGCCAATAGTGATTTCTTCTATTAAGATTAGTCAATCTCTCAGAAGCTCGTTGAGTATTAACTAATCTAATATTccaaaatagtattttattCATCATTGATACTGCTTCTTTTTTATAAGGGTCTAACAGGGGTTTCATTCTCCTTTTCTCCTTTCCCGGTCTTGTGCGTGTTGTTGTTACAACTGATCTTGTCTATTTGCTTAGGGGATACATCAACATCTTTTGAAACTTGCCTAATATTATTAGTCAAGTCCTCTAATGTGTTGTCTGcaatcttcctttctttctgTGCAAACCCAAATTTTCATGTATCAACATTAACCTGTGGGACGACATGAGTTTCTGTGTGAATATTGACCTGGGGATCTGCATGTATCTCCGTTGGTAGATTATTGCCTAGAGTTTGCTCTGCATCCATAGGAATACTGGTATCCCCTGATCCATCTACATCCACAATGCCTAGAGTTTGCTCTGCATCCTTTGTTGATTCATTCATGTTGCCTGATTGTTGTAGATCATTACACAGTGAGATGCACAATCTGAATAAATACGTGCTAATATTCTTTGAACACCTGCTTTAAAAACCTTCGAGTGTTATACCAGTTCAGACTTCTAATATCCCTACTTGCTTAGCTCTGACCGAACTCATCTAGAAATGTTTATCATAGTAAACTTCGGGTTATTTAGTTCATATGTTGACATTACTGCATCTGCATTTCCACTATTGTTTAAcatatactactactactttCTTTAGGATAATACCTATGTTTCTCTTACTCAAATAATAATGCAATTGGGACGTAGTAGCTCTTCAATGGTTTACAAACAGTTCTTTTGCTTGTAACGCTGCCCACACTAGTGGATATTTTCATGGGAAATTTAATCAGCGAATACACACTAAAGTTTACTTTATATACAATCAACATAGTGGAATAACAGAACGGAAAAATGGCAAACCACTGAAGCATCTTGCAGTAAAAGTGAAAAGGTAATCGAAGTATAGTTACGAGAAGCAAGCCACAGGCAAACTGCTCCAAGTCCCCTATCAGCAAGTGACCTGCTTGCCGTATGCTAAAATTTTTAAGTATGAAGTCCGGATTTGATCTTTTTCTGAGGTTTGCATTGCGGATACGTCACTGACGGTGAGGAACCCAGGGGTATCATCGGTAGCAAACGTTGCTCATTTGAACTGTATGTAGGTGAAGAGGAGGGACCCAAGCGTGGGGTTCGTGGACCTAGCTCTTTCAGGTGTCTCAATGCACGGTCGCATGGTTTACTGCTGCCATTTCCCATGCctaattttctcttcttctgcAGTAGCTCCCACAGTAGGTTGTCCTCTTTAGCATGATCCTGATCCTTCACTACAAGCTTTATTACAGAACAACAATTTGCAAACAATAACATAGTCAGTACTCAGTAGGACTAAAAGGATTAGCAAGTGAGCAGAGATAATATTTCTCAAATACAGCTCCTAACCAAACCAGTTTACAAGCAATTTCCATCTCGACAATTGAAATACAAGTAAGAAAATTGGATCTTTATTGAAGTTATAATACTACAAAATACAGAAAGGGTAGGGAAATGGGATTGAGAAAAGCATATGTGAGTGGATGACTATTGTCTGTGATAAATTCCATCCATATTAAGATGTTTACTTCACCATTTCTTTTTAAGCATGTTTACATTCTCAGAAGTGTGTATTCCGCAGTCCAAACAATCACTGAATTCATGAAGTTTGGAAACATAGCAATTTTAAATTCCTTCAATAAAGAACTGAAGaccataaaaagaaatataCGAGTTCAAAAGGTTTTGGCATAAGAAGATCAAATCCATACAGTGACAACGAGAGTCACCAGATTTATCAGCATCCTTGACCAACCATAGTGAAGAAGATTCTCTTCAGCCTAAAGACATGGTTAACATCAAGTGAATTTGCAGTAAACTAATCAAGTATGAGTAATACCTTCGTTTGCTCAAATTGTTCCATTGATCCGTTCTTGGCTTTCGAAAGGAATCCTTGATATTTCCTTGCCATTTCTTCTGATTCCTTCAGCTTGTACAACGCCTCAAGTCTATTATGTTCTGCTATTCTTGCCTTCTTcctttcttcctccaattctgtCCTCCCTGTTCTCATAGCTACTCCCATCTCTTCCACAATGCTCAGTAGGCGATGGCATCTTCCTGATGTGACTTCGAGCTTAAGCCCCTTGACATAGTCAACCATTGGACTACACATTCTTGTGGCTAGCTCATCTACTAGATTGTCCACTCCACACTCTACCGAGCTCAGTGTAGTAACAACAAGATGGAATATGTGTTTTAGAAGTTGAATTGTGATCAAAGAAGTGCCATTATTTTCGCCTCTTTGGTGAATGGCTGAAACATATGAAACAGCTTTCTTGAATACACTATATATGGAAGTTTGATGGTCACTAAGGGTCTGAAGAATGTTGGTTTGGCTTGTGTTAACTTGGTATTCAACTTGTTTTAGCAGATGGATCAACTGCATTAGCTGCATCTCTTGTTTCTGAATTAGCTCTTTGCCAGCTGTTTTGGCTCTATTTATATAGCCTTCTTCCTGCATTTGCAAATTGAGAAACCAAATTCACATCTACGATCAACTAatttatgtggaaattcatGGGATATTTTGAAGAGTCATCCCATCTCAACAATTCATTAAGTCAGTGTTATTCATGACGCTTGATGCAAGCTGTAATTTGGGCAACATCTTGAAGTGTATATAGACAATAACCGTGCTATAAACTTAGCTTAGACCTCAATGTTAAACAACCATTAACATTGCCTGTACCAccaaaagataaaaaaatattgggaTACACAAAGGCAGTGTGAGAGAGGTAGAGTTTCAGATTTGTATGGAGCATAGATATTTCTTTCAATCACTTTCGAATTTCATGCTTTTGTTATTCAAATGAAAACAGTGTCCATCACTAGCTTGACACACTTACAGGTGTCAAGATTAACTGTTGAAAGCATTGCCGCTCCAATTAGTCTCACAGTTCAATTACTGATAGAAATACGCATCATACGCCGACTCCTGCTAATCTAATTATACGATTTTCTGTTTTGGAACATTACAAAATGTATGAAACTATTACAACTCTCAcaagtttcaaaactttaaatTCATTTAACTATTCAAATTTTATACTCAAATAATTTCTCTATCAGACACTATGAATAATGTAATACAAGTGCATAAATTAAACTAACAACTTGAGCTTATAGTCATATAAAATGAAAAGGAAATCTGGCACTATCAATGCATACGcaaactcaaactcattatGCATTACCTCAATTTCACTAGCCTCTTTTCTCACAGTCCTTTCAACTCCATTCTCATTTCTCTTGCAGTCCTGTCACCGAAACCATGACTTTTTTCACAATTATCAATAGGTTCAAACAGAATATGCACAGGAGTTTATCTTCACAATTATCAACAGGCTCACACAGAACTTCAGATATTGATTAAACATGAAGGCAACATAGTGTAAGAGTTGGACGGAAGAGTACATCGGAATAAAAATGAGTATCATCGAAGACAACCGTATTAATTTTTCCTTCCTCAGCCGTTTCAACAGTCTTCAATCCTACTAGCTTCATCAGCGGATTAGCTAACGATTCAAAGACGTCCGCGgccttcaaaaataaaatcacaaattGAAACGCCAAATCCACAACTCACGTAATATTCTAACATTAAAAttaggaatttgaagaatttgtACTTCCTGCAAGCCAGTGCGGATCTGAAAATTCAGGTGATTGAAGGAGACATTGAGTTGTTCGTGATGAGAAACGATTCGCGAGAACTTAACACGGAGGTCGCCGATTGACGGAGAAGGAGATGAAGTCGGCGCGAGGAATCGTCGCCGGCGGCCATTCatgtctcttttttttttggcggGAAGCACACGAATATCAGAATTTGAAGGATATTTTGATTCTAATATGGAGTACCGTTAATAAGTTTGATGAGGAAACAATATAAGCTTCCAATAACAACACATTTACAAGGGGTTCCCATTTCATTTACAAGCTCCATTCACTTTTACtcttcattttgaattttacatgttattttaaaaaacaatttaACTAATATAAAGAGGATGTTTGGCATGACTTTTAAGCTGATCAAACatagtttattttttcttgGTCTTTTTAAGTATCTGACAAAGTTATAAAAAATgcttaaattaaatttaagatATTTCAAATAACTGACAAGTTATAAGTTGGCCACCCCACTTATAATACATGTATTAGCTTTCCATAGTATTGTACTTTATTTAGTACACTTTTGTAATCTATATATTATACACTCTATTTGATATTAATGTTATGTACAATATAAGTTATACATTATAACTAAAACATGAGAAATTATGATATTAGCAATACAAGGACTTTTAATGCATGAATCGTGATTAAAGATACATTGGTCATTCAAAACCTTTCGACATCCTTTTCTCTATATTTATGGTGGTATTCATATATAGTAAAACCTCTTTAAATTAATACTCGATAAATTAATAAACTCTTTAAGATAATATCTTTCTCTGGTCCCGACTTGGGTTAGTAAAAAATATCACCATTCgataagataatatattttcagAAGACCTCTCTATAAATATAGGGTACCATTAATATTATAATGTCGCGACCCCAAACTACCCCTAGTCACAACACTTGCCTAGAGCCACAAGTGACCCCAACCTAACCTAATGACATGTCATGACACTAAGATTAACAAACAATCAACAAGAAATAACTGAAAATGTGGAAGACGTCATTAAATAATCTAATAAGAGTCTAACATATCGAAAGACAATATTTGAGGACACATATGTAGAATCTAATTGTTTGCCTGAAAGCCTCTATTACATAAATGAGTTCCTATGACAAGCCCCTAGCTAACTTCAAAATTTGTAATTGAAAGTAGAAATACTGTAATGAAAGATATAGTTGTCCTCGGAACATGAGTACTCACCAACTGGACTGCCGATAattgaaagtaatactaattgCGAGATGAATGGGAGGCATCaaaacctatattataaaataatataagcaGAAAGTATGGAgtcaatactttgaatgtactgagtGTGACGAATATGCATAATGAACATGATACCTGAACATGTAAAATCTGTAGAACATGTTGATGCAATATTCAAGTAAAGAACACAAAATCTAATAAATTGAACTGAAATACTTAATCATGTAATAACTGAAAACTTACTGTGGGAGATACTAAAACCgacatataaccatgtgagctacaacATGGAGTTTGGTGTATTGCCTCATCAAAAAGGCTCCCCAACATACTTGCCACGGTATAAAGGCTGAGTCTGAGctaatgtggatccactaaactAATGTCTATCCGAGATAAATCCTACGGTGGTCCTTATTGAGAATTAGGGATTGCTATTAAAGGA
This Solanum dulcamara chromosome 1, daSolDulc1.2, whole genome shotgun sequence DNA region includes the following protein-coding sequences:
- the LOC129888557 gene encoding uncharacterized protein LOC129888557; translated protein: MNGRRRRFLAPTSSPSPSIGDLRVKFSRIVSHHEQLNVSFNHLNFQIRTGLQEAADVFESLANPLMKLVGLKTVETAEEGKINTVVFDDTHFYSDDCKRNENGVERTVRKEASEIEEEGYINRAKTAGKELIQKQEMQLMQLIHLLKQVEYQVNTSQTNILQTLSDHQTSIYSVFKKAVSYVSAIHQRGENNGTSLITIQLLKHIFHLVVTTLSSVECGVDNLVDELATRMCSPMVDYVKGLKLEVTSGRCHRLLSIVEEMGVAMRTGRTELEEERKKARIAEHNRLEALYKLKESEEMARKYQGFLSKAKNGSMEQFEQTKLVVKDQDHAKEDNLLWELLQKKRKLGMGNGSSKPCDRALRHLKELGPRTPRLGPSSSPTYSSNEQRLLPMIPLGSSPSVTYPQCKPQKKIKSGLHT